CGAACAGATCAATGATGAACCCCTTAATTACAAATGCATTAATATTCTGCCGGAAGTCATGCAAAAATGTGTCTCAGAAATTACCGGCAGTGAGCGGCTTCCGGTATTCGATGAACCGATGGTCTGCCGCAGTGCTCTTACGCCCAAGCTTGCGGAACTTCACATGATGATTATGAACGGAGAAAATGATCTTATAAAGGAAGAGACCTTCCTCCTTTTCATTGCACGGCTCATTGAAGAGTACGCAGTGAAGGCATCAGCTGCCGCAAATATTCACCGAAGCAAAGCCTCAAAGCTTGTTTGCGACTACCTTGAAGAAAATTATTCAAGGAACATCAGCCTCGATGAACTCAGCAGGCTCGCAGGAATGAGCAAATTCCATCTGCTGCGGTCATTCACCAGACAAAACGGCATATCCCCCTACGGCTATCTCAGCACCGTAAGAATCGATAAATCAAAGAAAATGCTTAAAGAAGGGCTCTCTCTGGTAGACACAGCCCTTGAGACAGGTTTCAGTGATCAGAGTCATTTTTCTAACGTTTTCAAAAAATTCACAGGGCTTACACCCGGTCAGTACATGAAAACATTTTCAACTGGTGAGTAGAGAAAAACAGGCAGCATTGATGAATGTAAGATATTGCTGGACAGAGATTTTATAAAAAAGGGGCGGTGTTTGCCGCCCCTTTCTCTATTACTTATATTTTTCAGCAATCTGAATCTTGGTGAGCTCGACTTTAAGTCTCGCTTCCATGTTTCTGAAGTTCTGCGCATCCTGCTGACGCTCGTTTTTCAGAGCACTTTCAGCCTGAAGCTTGCGTTCGATGGCTTCCTGAAGGTTAATTTCACGGCCAAGCTCAGCGGCATCGGCGAGAACAATAACCTTGTCGGAGCTGATCTCGATGAGACCGCCTCCTTCAATAGCGACATATTCGTTTTTGCCGCCTTTCCTGTACGTCATTTCGCCAACACGCAGAGCGGAGAGAAGCGGAGTGTGACCGGGCAGAACGCCGAGGTCGCCCTCAACACCCGGAACAATAACTTCTTCCACGTCTTCGCTGAGAAGCAGACGCTCAGGAGTAACCAGCTCAAGCCTTATCATATCAGCCATGATTATGCACCCTTCTTAAGTTTCTCCGCCTTCTCGTAAACCTCGTCAAGGTTTCCTACAAGGTAGAAAGCCTGCTCAGGAAGATCGTCGCAGTCGCCCGCGAGTATCTTTTTAAAGCTTTCGATAGTCTCGTTAAGCGGAACATATTTGCCCGCAAGACCGGTGAACTGCTCGGCAACATGGAAAGGCTGAGAAAGGAATCTCTGAATCTTCCTTGCCCTTGCAACCGTGAGTTTATCCTGCTCTGTAAGCTCTTCCATACCGAGGATCGCGATGATGTCCTGAAGCTCTTTATATCTCTGAAGAACAGCCTGAACAGCCCTTGCTGTTTGGTAGTGCTCTTCACCCACTATGTTGGGGTCAAGAATCCTTGATGTTGAGTCAAGGGGGTCAACCGCGGGGTAGATACCAAGTTCCGCAATCTGACGTGAAAGAACCGTAGTCGCGTCGAGGTGTGCGAAAGTAGTAGCGGGAGCAGGGTCAGTAAGGTCATCCGCAGGAACGTAAACCGCCTGAACAGATGTGATTGAACCCTTTTTGGTAGAGGTAATCCTCTCCTGAAGCTCACCCATCTCCGTACCGAGTGTAGGCTGGTAGCCCACCGCAGAAGGCATACGTCCGAGAAGTGCGGACACTTCTGAACCCGCCTGAGAGAAACGGAAAATGTTGTCAACAAAGAGAAGAACATCCTGTCCCTGTACATCACGGAAGTATTCCGCGATTGTAAGACCGGTAAGCGCAACTCTCATCCTTGCTCCGGGGGGCTCGTTCATCTGGCCGTACACCAGGGCAACTTTATCGATAACGCCGGATTCCATCATCTCAGCGTAAAGGTCGTTACCTTCCCTTGTTCTTTCACCGACTCCGGCGAAAACAGAGTAACCGCCGTGCTGTTTTGCGATGTTGTTGATAAGCTCCATGATGAGAACCGTTTTACCAACGCCCGCACCGCCGAAAAGGCCGGTTTTACCGCCTTTTGTATAGGGTTCAAGGAGGTCGATAACTTTAATTCCCGTTTCAAGAATCTCGTAGTTTGTGTCCTGCTCATCCATTGTGGGAGCGGGTCTGTGGATAGGCCAGTAGTCGTCAGCGACCACAGGTCCTTTTTCGTCAACGGGCTGTCCCGTAACGTTAAGGATACGTCCAAGCGCGCCTTTGCCTACCGGAGCGGCTATTGCTTTTCCGGTGTCAACCACGTCAGTGCCTCTCATAAGGCCTTCTGTGGATGTCATGGCAACACTGCGGACAGTGTCTTCTCCGAGGTGCTGTTCAACCTCGCAGACGATCACTCTTCCGTTTTTATCGGTAATCTCGATGGCGTTGTAGATGTGAGGAAGGTTGCCGGGGGCAAACTTCACGTCCACAACAGGGCCGATTACCTGAACAATTTTACCAACATTATTTGCCATTGTTGATTCACCCCAATATATCGATAGTTCGTAAAAACTTACATCCTGTAGTTTTTTTCAGCAAGCTCGGAACAGAAACCGCTGGAACCTAAGCTGCGGTTTTCTCACTCGCAGTCAGCGGAGCAAAGCTCCTTGCTGCTCTCGCTTCACTGGAACCTTGCAGAATGCTCTGCTCCGGTTCGTTCCGCGGGCACATCAGTGTGCCTTGGAAGGAAGCCTGCTCTTTCTTATATCTGTACCTTGTTAGCCGTTGAGAGCCTCAGCACCGTTTAGGATGTCAAGAATCTCCTGTTTTGCCGGCACAA
The genomic region above belongs to Geovibrio ferrireducens and contains:
- a CDS encoding AraC family transcriptional regulator; this translates as MKQKEIRNITYDTDLNIEAYNFQGIMQKFPNHFHDYYVIGFISEGKRRMLCNNCSYIISEGDLILLNPKDNHACEQINDEPLNYKCINILPEVMQKCVSEITGSERLPVFDEPMVCRSALTPKLAELHMMIMNGENDLIKEETFLLFIARLIEEYAVKASAAANIHRSKASKLVCDYLEENYSRNISLDELSRLAGMSKFHLLRSFTRQNGISPYGYLSTVRIDKSKKMLKEGLSLVDTALETGFSDQSHFSNVFKKFTGLTPGQYMKTFSTGE
- a CDS encoding F0F1 ATP synthase subunit epsilon, translated to MADMIRLELVTPERLLLSEDVEEVIVPGVEGDLGVLPGHTPLLSALRVGEMTYRKGGKNEYVAIEGGGLIEISSDKVIVLADAAELGREINLQEAIERKLQAESALKNERQQDAQNFRNMEARLKVELTKIQIAEKYK
- the atpD gene encoding F0F1 ATP synthase subunit beta, with translation MANNVGKIVQVIGPVVDVKFAPGNLPHIYNAIEITDKNGRVIVCEVEQHLGEDTVRSVAMTSTEGLMRGTDVVDTGKAIAAPVGKGALGRILNVTGQPVDEKGPVVADDYWPIHRPAPTMDEQDTNYEILETGIKVIDLLEPYTKGGKTGLFGGAGVGKTVLIMELINNIAKQHGGYSVFAGVGERTREGNDLYAEMMESGVIDKVALVYGQMNEPPGARMRVALTGLTIAEYFRDVQGQDVLLFVDNIFRFSQAGSEVSALLGRMPSAVGYQPTLGTEMGELQERITSTKKGSITSVQAVYVPADDLTDPAPATTFAHLDATTVLSRQIAELGIYPAVDPLDSTSRILDPNIVGEEHYQTARAVQAVLQRYKELQDIIAILGMEELTEQDKLTVARARKIQRFLSQPFHVAEQFTGLAGKYVPLNETIESFKKILAGDCDDLPEQAFYLVGNLDEVYEKAEKLKKGA